One region of Mycobacterium riyadhense genomic DNA includes:
- the hadC gene encoding (3R)-hydroxyacyl-ACP dehydratase subunit HadC, with protein sequence MALKTDIRGMSWKYPDCFVVGREQVRGFARSIQCEDAACYDEDAAAQLGYHNIVAPMTFVTILAKLVQSDFFRNVDVGMETMQIVQVDQRFVFYKPVLAGDKLWARMDIHSVDERFGADIVVTKNICTNDDGELVLEAYTTLMGQQGDGSAKLKWDKESGQVIRTA encoded by the coding sequence GAGCTGGAAATACCCGGACTGCTTCGTCGTCGGCCGCGAGCAGGTCCGTGGATTCGCACGATCGATCCAGTGCGAGGATGCTGCCTGCTACGACGAGGACGCGGCCGCGCAGCTGGGCTACCACAACATCGTCGCACCGATGACGTTCGTGACAATCCTTGCCAAGCTCGTCCAGTCGGATTTCTTTCGGAATGTCGACGTGGGCATGGAAACCATGCAGATTGTCCAGGTCGACCAGAGGTTTGTCTTCTACAAGCCGGTGCTGGCCGGCGACAAATTGTGGGCCCGTATGGACATCCACTCGGTGGACGAGCGTTTCGGCGCCGACATCGTCGTTACCAAGAACATCTGCACCAACGATGACGGCGAGCTGGTTCTGGAGGCGTACACCACCCTGATGGGCCAGCAGGGCGACGGCTCCGCCAAACTCAAATGGGATAAAGAATCCGGGCAGGTCATCAGGACCGCGTAA
- the secE gene encoding preprotein translocase subunit SecE — protein MSDEADEDVDAARDGGDTEDSRRSGGRTALVTKPAVRPQRPTGKRSRQHAVDAEADEEFDGKESSATAEVSEKDAKAKAARKLKAAKKVGKPGTRAVNPIAFVYNYLKQVVAEMRKVIWPNRKQMFTYTSVVLVFLAFMVALVGGADLGLSKLVLLVFG, from the coding sequence GTGAGCGACGAGGCCGACGAAGACGTCGACGCCGCACGCGACGGCGGTGACACCGAGGACAGCCGCCGAAGCGGCGGTCGGACGGCCCTGGTGACCAAGCCGGCGGTGCGTCCGCAGCGTCCCACCGGCAAGCGGTCCCGACAACATGCAGTGGACGCGGAGGCCGACGAAGAGTTCGACGGCAAAGAGTCGTCGGCAACGGCTGAGGTCTCCGAGAAAGACGCCAAGGCGAAGGCGGCTCGGAAACTCAAGGCGGCGAAGAAGGTCGGCAAACCGGGTACCCGTGCCGTCAACCCGATCGCATTCGTCTACAACTACCTCAAGCAGGTCGTGGCCGAGATGCGCAAGGTGATCTGGCCCAACCGCAAACAGATGTTCACCTACACATCGGTTGTGCTGGTATTTCTGGCCTTCATGGTGGCGCTGGTCGGCGGTGCCGATTTGGGCCTGAGCAAGCTTGTGCTGTTGGTGTTCGGCTGA
- the nusG gene encoding transcription termination/antitermination protein NusG: protein MTTFDGDTSAGEAVDLKEASTPQDAAAPAEELDPAAALKAELRSKPGDWYVVHSYAGYENKVKANLETRVQNLDVGDYIFQVEVPTEEVTEIKNGQRKQVNRKVLPGYILVRMDLTDDSWAAVRNTPGVTGFVGATSRPSALALDDVVKFLLPPGSTKKAAKGAASTAAAAEVGGLERPVVEVDYEVGESVTVMDGPFATLPATISEVNAEQQKLKVLVSIFGRETPVELTFSQVSKI from the coding sequence GTGACTACCTTCGACGGTGACACGTCCGCGGGTGAGGCGGTCGACTTAAAAGAGGCCAGCACACCTCAGGACGCGGCGGCCCCGGCTGAAGAACTCGACCCGGCCGCCGCGCTGAAGGCGGAATTGCGCAGCAAGCCCGGCGACTGGTACGTCGTGCACTCCTATGCGGGTTACGAGAACAAGGTGAAAGCCAACCTCGAAACTCGTGTGCAGAACCTTGATGTCGGCGACTACATCTTCCAGGTCGAGGTACCCACCGAAGAGGTCACCGAGATCAAGAACGGCCAGCGCAAGCAGGTCAACCGCAAAGTACTGCCCGGCTACATCCTGGTGCGCATGGATCTGACCGACGACTCGTGGGCCGCGGTGCGCAATACGCCTGGGGTTACCGGGTTCGTCGGCGCCACTTCGCGCCCGTCGGCGCTCGCGCTCGACGACGTGGTGAAGTTCCTGCTGCCCCCGGGGTCGACCAAGAAGGCTGCCAAGGGCGCGGCCAGCACCGCGGCTGCCGCAGAAGTTGGTGGCCTGGAACGTCCGGTTGTCGAGGTCGACTACGAGGTGGGCGAGTCGGTAACGGTCATGGACGGGCCTTTTGCGACGTTGCCGGCCACGATAAGCGAGGTCAACGCCGAACAGCAGAAGCTCAAGGTGCTGGTGTCCATCTTTGGCCGCGAAACACCGGTGGAACTGACCTTTAGCCAGGTCTCCAAGATCTAA
- the rplK gene encoding 50S ribosomal protein L11 encodes MAPKKKKVAGLIKLQIVAGQANPAPPVGPALGQHGVNIMEFCKAYNAATENQRGNVIPVEITVYEDRSFTFTLKTPPAAKLLLKAAGVAKGSSEPHKTKVAKVSWDQVREIAETKKTDLNANDIDAAAKIIAGTARSMGITVE; translated from the coding sequence ATGGCCCCGAAAAAGAAGAAAGTCGCCGGGCTGATCAAACTGCAGATCGTGGCGGGGCAGGCAAACCCTGCGCCGCCGGTTGGCCCCGCGCTCGGCCAGCACGGCGTCAACATCATGGAGTTCTGCAAGGCGTACAACGCCGCGACGGAGAACCAGCGCGGCAATGTGATCCCGGTGGAGATCACGGTCTATGAGGACCGCAGCTTCACGTTCACGCTGAAGACGCCGCCCGCGGCCAAGCTGCTGCTCAAGGCCGCCGGCGTGGCCAAGGGTTCTTCAGAGCCGCACAAGACCAAGGTCGCCAAGGTCAGCTGGGATCAGGTTCGCGAGATCGCCGAGACCAAGAAGACCGACCTCAACGCCAACGACATCGACGCCGCCGCCAAGATCATCGCCGGCACTGCCCGGTCAATGGGCATCACTGTCGAGTAA
- the rplA gene encoding 50S ribosomal protein L1, which translates to MSKTSKVYRAAAEKVDRSNLYTPLQAAKLAKETSSTKQDATVEVAIRLGVDPRKADQMVRGTVNLPHGTGKTARVAVFAVGEKADAAVAAGADVVGSDDLIEKIQGGWLEFDAAIATPDQMAKVGRIARVLGPRGLMPNPKTGTVTADVAKAVADIKGGKINFRVDKQANLHFVIGKASFDEKKLAENYGAAIDEVLRLKPSSSKGRYLKKVTVSTTTGPGIPVDPSITRNFAEA; encoded by the coding sequence ATGAGCAAGACCAGCAAGGTATATCGCGCCGCCGCCGAGAAGGTGGACCGCAGCAACCTCTACACCCCGTTGCAGGCGGCCAAGCTCGCCAAGGAGACGTCGTCGACCAAGCAGGACGCGACCGTCGAGGTGGCGATCCGGCTCGGCGTCGACCCGCGTAAGGCAGACCAGATGGTCCGCGGCACAGTCAACTTGCCGCATGGTACGGGTAAGACCGCCCGGGTCGCGGTGTTCGCGGTGGGGGAAAAGGCCGACGCTGCCGTTGCCGCGGGGGCTGATGTTGTCGGCAGCGACGATCTCATCGAGAAAATCCAGGGCGGCTGGCTGGAATTCGACGCCGCGATCGCGACCCCCGATCAGATGGCCAAGGTAGGTCGTATCGCTCGGGTGCTCGGTCCGCGTGGTCTGATGCCCAACCCCAAGACCGGCACGGTCACCGCCGATGTCGCCAAGGCCGTCGCCGACATCAAGGGCGGCAAGATTAACTTTCGCGTGGACAAGCAGGCCAACCTGCACTTCGTGATCGGTAAGGCGTCGTTCGACGAGAAGAAGCTGGCGGAGAACTACGGCGCGGCGATCGATGAGGTGCTGCGGCTTAAGCCGTCGTCATCGAAGGGCCGCTACCTGAAGAAGGTCACCGTGTCGACGACGACGGGCCCGGGCATTCCGGTCGACCCGTCCATTACCCGCAACTTCGCCGAGGCGTAA
- a CDS encoding RNA polymerase sigma factor → MSTLDGVFRREWGPAVAALARWSGDLTVAEDAVQEACAEALRAWPRDGLPDSPGGWLVAVARNRARDRLRRESIRPGKELAAVVDDIRARTDHRDPHPVRDDELRMMFTCAHPALDRQSQLALTLRLVSGLTVAEIARALLQTDGTVGQRITRAKNKIRHANIPLRVPPAELLPERTPHVLGCIYSVFTEGYWSTAGPSAIRDELCDEGVRLAGELCLLMPSEREAHALSALVLLHDSRRATRVDDTGALVPLDEQDRRRWDRGRIARGLDRLRQAEGSTGPYLPQAVIAAVHATAPSWEQTDWTTICAAYDRLLRLSDSPMVRANRALALGFRDGYDAGLAALEKVANDPRLARSSLVASVRADLLRRAGRRTEAVIWYRTALEHNGSEPGRDFLRRRIAECGG, encoded by the coding sequence ATGTCCACCCTGGACGGCGTCTTCCGCAGGGAATGGGGACCCGCCGTCGCCGCGCTCGCGCGGTGGTCCGGCGACCTCACCGTCGCGGAGGACGCCGTTCAGGAAGCCTGCGCCGAGGCGCTTCGCGCTTGGCCCCGCGACGGGCTGCCCGATAGTCCCGGCGGGTGGCTGGTGGCGGTCGCGCGTAACCGCGCTCGCGATCGGCTGCGTCGCGAATCCATCCGCCCTGGAAAGGAATTGGCCGCTGTGGTCGACGATATCCGGGCACGTACCGATCACCGCGACCCGCATCCGGTCCGCGACGACGAGCTGCGAATGATGTTCACCTGCGCGCACCCGGCGTTGGACCGGCAGTCGCAACTGGCGCTCACGTTACGGTTGGTGTCCGGGCTGACCGTCGCCGAGATCGCCCGGGCGCTGCTGCAAACCGATGGCACCGTCGGTCAGCGAATCACCCGGGCCAAGAACAAGATCCGGCACGCGAATATCCCGCTGCGAGTCCCACCCGCCGAGCTGCTCCCGGAGCGCACTCCCCACGTGCTCGGCTGCATCTACTCGGTGTTCACCGAAGGCTATTGGTCGACGGCGGGCCCGTCGGCGATCCGCGACGAACTGTGCGATGAAGGGGTCCGCCTGGCCGGGGAGCTGTGCCTGCTGATGCCGAGCGAGCGCGAGGCGCACGCCTTGTCCGCCCTTGTGCTGCTGCATGATTCACGACGGGCAACCCGGGTCGACGACACCGGCGCCCTGGTGCCGCTCGACGAACAGGACCGGCGCCGGTGGGACCGCGGCCGCATCGCGCGAGGCCTGGACCGACTGCGGCAGGCCGAGGGATCGACCGGTCCCTATCTGCCGCAGGCGGTGATCGCCGCGGTGCACGCGACAGCGCCGTCCTGGGAGCAGACCGACTGGACGACCATCTGCGCGGCATATGACCGGCTGCTGCGGCTGAGTGACTCGCCGATGGTGCGGGCCAATCGCGCGTTGGCGCTTGGTTTCCGCGACGGCTACGACGCCGGCCTGGCCGCGCTGGAGAAAGTGGCCAACGATCCCCGGCTGGCCCGCTCGAGTCTGGTTGCGTCGGTGCGCGCCGATCTGCTGCGCCGCGCGGGACGCCGCACCGAAGCCGTCATCTGGTACCGAACAGCGTTGGAACACAACGGCTCCGAACCCGGCCGGGACTTCCTGCGGCGCCGCATCGCCGAGTGCGGCGGGTAG
- a CDS encoding YciI family protein, giving the protein MQYFALLISKEQDRTPEDGAEAMAAFESFHAKAGSAIRAGDALTPVATGVRITGGPDEPVVTDGPFAESAEVACGYYVFEAENLDEALALARDVPVAAFGAVEIWPMVPPRLANQPLESTNWIALLLEPADGTAEPGSAEWAAAVAEHKRFEAVAGGHIKSGAALHPTSTATTVRVRDDEVLITDGPYAEGAEVANGFYVLSADGRDEAVKLASMIPASAVELRQLAGISGL; this is encoded by the coding sequence ATGCAGTACTTCGCGTTGTTGATCAGCAAGGAACAAGACCGCACGCCCGAGGATGGGGCCGAAGCGATGGCGGCGTTCGAGAGCTTCCACGCCAAAGCCGGCTCGGCGATTCGAGCCGGCGACGCCCTGACACCGGTGGCGACCGGGGTACGCATCACCGGTGGCCCGGATGAGCCAGTTGTCACCGACGGTCCGTTCGCCGAGTCCGCCGAGGTGGCCTGCGGCTACTACGTGTTCGAAGCGGAAAACCTTGACGAGGCGCTGGCATTGGCGCGCGATGTCCCGGTCGCCGCGTTCGGGGCCGTGGAAATTTGGCCGATGGTCCCGCCACGGTTGGCGAACCAGCCGCTCGAAAGCACCAACTGGATCGCGCTGCTGCTCGAGCCGGCCGATGGGACAGCGGAGCCCGGTTCCGCTGAGTGGGCGGCGGCGGTTGCCGAGCACAAGCGATTCGAAGCAGTTGCCGGCGGTCACATCAAATCCGGCGCGGCCCTGCATCCGACGTCCACAGCGACTACGGTTCGGGTACGCGACGACGAGGTCTTGATCACCGACGGGCCATATGCCGAGGGCGCCGAAGTCGCCAATGGCTTCTATGTGCTGAGTGCCGACGGCCGCGATGAGGCCGTCAAGCTGGCCTCGATGATTCCCGCATCTGCCGTGGAATTGCGGCAGCTGGCTGGCATTTCGGGACTTTAA
- the mmaA4 gene encoding hydroxymycolate synthase MmaA4, with product MAEKPNTHTATRTRSEDIQAHYDVSDDFFALFQDPTRTYSCAYFEPPELTLEEAQYAKIDLNLDKLDLKPGMTLLDIGCGWGTTMRRAVERFDVNVIGLTLSKNQHARCEQVLASIDSNRSREVLLQGWEDFSDPVDRIVSIEAFEHFGHENYDDYFKRCFNIMPEDGRMTVQSSVGYHPFDMAARGKKLSFETARFIKFIITEIFPGGRLPSTEMMVEHGEKAGFIVPEPLSLRPHYIKTLHIWGDALESNKDKAIEITSEEVFNRYMKYLRGCEHYFTDEMLDCSLVTYLKPGAAAA from the coding sequence ATGGCTGAGAAACCGAATACCCATACCGCGACGCGGACGCGCTCGGAAGATATCCAGGCGCATTACGACGTCTCCGACGATTTCTTCGCCCTGTTCCAGGACCCAACGCGGACCTACAGCTGCGCCTACTTCGAGCCGCCGGAACTCACGCTCGAAGAAGCCCAGTACGCCAAGATCGACCTCAACCTGGACAAGCTGGATCTCAAGCCCGGCATGACACTGCTCGACATCGGCTGCGGTTGGGGCACCACCATGAGGCGCGCCGTAGAACGGTTCGACGTCAACGTCATCGGCCTTACTTTGTCCAAGAACCAACACGCCCGCTGCGAGCAGGTGTTGGCCTCGATCGACAGCAACCGCTCGCGCGAGGTGCTGCTGCAAGGCTGGGAAGATTTCTCCGACCCGGTCGACCGGATCGTGTCCATCGAGGCCTTCGAGCATTTCGGACACGAGAATTACGACGACTACTTCAAGCGGTGCTTCAACATCATGCCTGAGGACGGTCGGATGACCGTGCAAAGCAGCGTCGGCTACCACCCCTTCGACATGGCCGCGCGCGGCAAGAAGCTGAGCTTCGAGACGGCGCGCTTCATCAAGTTCATCATCACCGAGATCTTTCCCGGTGGCCGCCTACCCTCCACCGAGATGATGGTCGAGCATGGCGAAAAGGCGGGTTTCATCGTCCCCGAACCACTTTCGCTGCGCCCGCACTACATCAAGACGCTGCACATCTGGGGCGATGCGCTGGAGTCCAACAAGGACAAGGCGATCGAGATCACCTCTGAAGAGGTCTTCAACCGCTACATGAAGTATCTGCGCGGCTGCGAACACTACTTCACCGACGAAATGCTCGACTGCAGCTTGGTGACCTACCTCAAGCCGGGCGCTGCGGCGGCATAG
- the mmaA3 gene encoding methoxy mycolic acid synthase MmaA3, with protein sequence MADTSTRAGRLRSNSDDVQAHYDLSDEFFGLFVDPTRTYSCAYFERADMTLEEAQIAKLDLTLGKLGLEPGMTLLDVGCGWGSIMKRAIEKYDVNVVGLTLSKNQHAYCQQLLDQVDTNRSARVLLSDWADFTEPVDRIVTIEALEHFGFHRYDDFFNFVYQAMPADGVMLLHAITGLHVKQVMERGIPLTMEMAKFIKFIVTEIFPGGRLPMIETVEEHCAKVGFEVTRIQSLQLDFARTLDFWAEALEAHRDQAIAIQSQEIYDRYMKYLTGCAKAFRAGYIDCNQFTLAKRPSGEHHPGEQDNHG encoded by the coding sequence ATGGCTGATACCTCAACTCGCGCCGGGCGCTTGAGGTCAAATTCGGACGACGTCCAGGCCCATTACGACCTTTCCGACGAGTTCTTCGGGCTGTTCGTAGATCCGACACGCACCTACAGCTGTGCGTACTTCGAGCGCGCCGACATGACCCTGGAAGAGGCGCAAATCGCCAAGCTGGATTTGACGCTCGGCAAGCTGGGCCTCGAGCCGGGGATGACGCTGCTCGACGTCGGCTGTGGCTGGGGTTCGATCATGAAGCGCGCAATCGAGAAATACGACGTCAATGTCGTCGGCCTGACACTGTCGAAGAACCAGCACGCTTACTGCCAGCAACTGCTCGACCAGGTCGACACCAACCGCTCGGCCCGGGTCCTGCTATCTGACTGGGCAGACTTCACCGAACCGGTCGACCGGATCGTCACTATCGAAGCGTTGGAGCACTTCGGCTTCCACCGCTACGACGATTTCTTCAACTTCGTCTACCAGGCCATGCCCGCCGACGGGGTGATGCTGCTGCACGCGATCACCGGGTTGCACGTAAAGCAGGTCATGGAACGCGGCATACCGTTGACGATGGAGATGGCGAAGTTCATCAAGTTTATTGTGACGGAGATTTTCCCTGGCGGCCGGCTGCCGATGATCGAGACCGTCGAAGAGCACTGCGCGAAGGTGGGTTTCGAAGTGACCCGCATCCAGTCGCTGCAGCTCGATTTCGCCAGGACCCTTGATTTTTGGGCCGAGGCCCTGGAGGCGCACCGGGACCAGGCCATCGCGATTCAGTCTCAAGAGATCTACGACCGGTACATGAAGTATCTGACCGGCTGCGCGAAGGCATTCCGCGCGGGCTACATCGACTGCAACCAGTTCACCCTGGCGAAGCGTCCAAGCGGTGAGCACCATCCAGGAGAACAAGACAACCATGGCTGA
- the mmaA2 gene encoding cyclopropane mycolic acid synthase MmaA2, which produces MAERLTPHFDDVQAHYDLSDDFFRLFLDPTQTYSCAYFERDDMTLEEAQIAKIDLALGKLGLQPGMTLLDVGCGWGATMRRAIDKYDVNVIGLTLSKNQAAHVQQTFDEMDSPRTRRVELKGWEQFDEPVDRIVSIGAFEHFGHDRYDDFFALAHKILPVDGVMLLHTITGLTGPQIVERGMPMTFEMARFIKFIVTEIFPGGRLPSIEKVEEHSAKAGFTLTRRQSLQPHYARTLDLWAEALEASKDEAIAIQSEEVYERYMKYLTGCANAFRIGYIDVNQFTLEK; this is translated from the coding sequence ATGGCTGAACGATTAACACCGCACTTCGATGATGTGCAGGCGCACTACGACCTGTCCGACGACTTCTTCCGGCTGTTTCTGGACCCGACCCAGACCTACAGTTGCGCGTACTTCGAGCGCGACGACATGACCCTGGAAGAGGCCCAAATCGCCAAGATCGACCTGGCGCTGGGCAAGCTGGGCCTGCAGCCCGGTATGACGCTGCTCGACGTGGGCTGCGGCTGGGGGGCCACCATGCGCCGGGCGATCGACAAGTATGACGTCAACGTCATCGGCCTGACGTTGTCCAAAAACCAGGCCGCCCACGTGCAACAGACGTTCGACGAGATGGACAGCCCACGGACCAGACGGGTGGAGCTCAAAGGCTGGGAACAGTTCGACGAGCCCGTCGACCGCATCGTGTCAATCGGCGCGTTCGAGCACTTCGGCCACGATCGCTACGACGACTTCTTCGCGCTCGCCCACAAGATCCTGCCCGTTGACGGGGTGATGCTGCTGCACACGATCACCGGCTTGACCGGACCGCAGATCGTCGAGCGCGGCATGCCGATGACCTTCGAGATGGCCCGCTTCATCAAGTTCATCGTTACCGAAATCTTCCCGGGCGGGCGGTTGCCGTCGATCGAGAAGGTCGAGGAGCACTCCGCGAAGGCCGGTTTCACCCTGACCCGCCGACAGTCGCTGCAGCCGCACTACGCGCGGACCCTCGACCTGTGGGCCGAGGCCCTGGAGGCCAGCAAGGACGAGGCCATCGCGATTCAGTCCGAAGAGGTCTACGAGCGTTACATGAAGTACCTGACGGGCTGTGCCAACGCATTCCGCATCGGCTACATCGACGTCAACCAGTTCACCCTCGAGAAGTAG
- the mmaA1 gene encoding mycolic acid methyltransferase MmaA1, giving the protein MAELRPYYEESQSAYDISDDFFGLFLDPTWVYTCAYFERDDMTLEEAQLAKLDLALDKLNLEPGLTLLDVGCGWGGAVVRAVEKYDVNVIGITLSKNHYQRSKDRLAAIPTQRRAEARLQGWEEFDEKVDRIVSFEAFDAFKKERYPAFFERSYDILPDDGRMLLHSLFTYDRRWLHDQGIALTMSDIRFLKFLRESIFPGGELPSEPDIVDNAQAAGFSLQQTQILQQHYARTLDMWAANLKAARERAIALQSEEIYNNFMHYLTGCADRFRRGLINVAQFTLTK; this is encoded by the coding sequence GTGGCCGAACTGAGACCGTATTACGAAGAGTCGCAATCGGCATACGACATTTCGGACGACTTCTTCGGCTTATTCCTAGACCCCACTTGGGTTTACACGTGCGCCTACTTCGAGCGTGACGACATGACCCTCGAGGAGGCGCAACTCGCCAAGTTGGATTTGGCGTTGGACAAGCTGAACCTAGAGCCGGGGCTGACACTGCTCGACGTCGGCTGCGGATGGGGCGGGGCGGTGGTCCGGGCCGTTGAGAAGTACGACGTCAACGTCATCGGCATCACCCTGAGTAAAAATCATTACCAGCGCAGCAAAGACCGGTTGGCGGCGATCCCGACGCAGCGGCGCGCCGAGGCACGCCTACAGGGCTGGGAAGAGTTCGACGAGAAGGTGGACCGGATCGTCAGCTTCGAGGCGTTCGACGCGTTCAAGAAGGAGCGGTACCCCGCATTCTTCGAGCGCTCGTACGACATCCTCCCCGATGACGGCCGGATGCTGTTGCACAGCTTGTTCACCTATGACCGCCGGTGGTTGCACGACCAGGGCATAGCGCTGACGATGAGCGACATCCGGTTCCTCAAGTTCCTCCGGGAGTCGATTTTCCCGGGCGGCGAGTTGCCTTCCGAACCCGACATTGTCGACAACGCTCAGGCCGCCGGCTTCTCGTTGCAGCAGACCCAGATACTGCAGCAGCATTACGCCCGGACGCTGGACATGTGGGCCGCCAACTTGAAGGCCGCGCGGGAACGCGCCATCGCGCTGCAGTCCGAAGAGATCTACAACAACTTCATGCACTACCTGACCGGGTGTGCCGACCGCTTCCGCAGGGGCCTCATCAATGTTGCTCAGTTCACCCTGACGAAGTAG
- a CDS encoding alpha/beta fold hydrolase: MEIRSGLAASGPSGQVKLYYEDMGDLDAPPVLLIMGLGAQMLLWRTEFCEKLVDEGLRVIRYDNRDVGLSTKTEHRGPGQPLITRLVRSWLGLPNKAAYTLEDMANDAAALLDHLEIKRAHIVGASMGGMIAQIFAARFAERTKTLAVIFSSNNHRFLPPPAPRALLALIKGPAPDSPRDVIVDHAVRVSKIIGSPRYPIADEQVRADAAECYDRNFHPWGIARQFSAILGSGSLLHYDRRIVAPTVVIHGRADKLMRPFGGRAVARAINNARLVLVDGMGHDLPSQVWDRVIGELNSNFAEAG; this comes from the coding sequence ATGGAAATTCGGAGCGGCCTGGCGGCATCAGGCCCATCTGGGCAGGTGAAGCTGTACTACGAGGACATGGGCGATCTCGACGCCCCGCCCGTGCTGTTGATCATGGGTCTGGGCGCCCAGATGCTGCTGTGGCGGACCGAGTTCTGCGAGAAACTGGTCGACGAGGGCCTGCGCGTCATCCGCTACGACAACCGCGATGTCGGCCTATCCACGAAGACCGAGCATCGGGGCCCCGGACAGCCGCTGATCACACGGCTAGTCCGCTCCTGGCTCGGTCTGCCCAATAAGGCGGCATACACCCTGGAAGACATGGCCAACGACGCCGCGGCTCTGCTGGATCACCTAGAAATCAAACGAGCCCATATCGTCGGGGCATCGATGGGCGGCATGATCGCCCAAATCTTCGCCGCACGGTTCGCGGAGCGCACCAAGACGTTGGCGGTCATCTTCTCCAGCAACAATCACAGGTTCCTGCCGCCGCCGGCTCCCCGTGCCCTGCTGGCGCTCATCAAAGGCCCGGCGCCGGATTCACCACGTGACGTCATCGTCGACCACGCCGTCCGGGTCAGCAAGATCATCGGCAGTCCGCGGTATCCGATAGCCGACGAACAGGTCCGCGCCGACGCCGCCGAGTGCTACGACCGCAATTTCCACCCCTGGGGTATCGCCCGGCAGTTCAGCGCGATTTTGGGTAGCGGCAGCCTGCTGCACTACGATCGGCGCATCGTCGCCCCGACTGTCGTGATCCACGGACGGGCCGACAAGCTGATGCGTCCGTTCGGGGGCCGCGCCGTCGCCCGCGCCATCAACAACGCACGATTGGTTCTGGTCGACGGCATGGGTCATGATCTGCCCAGCCAGGTTTGGGATCGGGTGATCGGCGAGCTGAATAGCAATTTCGCCGAAGCGGGCTGA